In Cellvibrio polysaccharolyticus, a genomic segment contains:
- the rpe gene encoding ribulose-phosphate 3-epimerase: MNNFKRDYKIAPSILSADFARLGEEVNAILAAGADIVHFDVMDNHYVPNLTIGPMVCKALRKFGITAPIDVHLMVEPVDDMIVQFAEAGATYITFHPEASRHVDRSLQLIRDHGCKPGLVLNPAATLDSIKYVVDQLDMLLLMSVNPGFGGQKFIPYIMDKVRDARALLDAHGVATRLEVDGGVGLGNVRALAEAGADTFVAGSAIFNTDDYVQTIAAFREQLEGL; this comes from the coding sequence ATGAATAACTTTAAACGCGATTACAAAATAGCCCCATCCATTCTTTCTGCCGATTTTGCCCGGTTGGGCGAAGAGGTTAACGCCATTCTCGCCGCCGGTGCCGACATTGTGCATTTCGACGTGATGGACAATCACTATGTGCCCAACCTGACCATTGGCCCCATGGTGTGCAAAGCCTTGCGTAAATTTGGCATCACCGCGCCCATTGATGTGCATTTGATGGTCGAGCCGGTGGATGACATGATCGTCCAGTTCGCTGAAGCCGGTGCCACCTACATTACCTTTCATCCCGAAGCCTCCCGCCATGTGGATCGCTCGCTGCAACTGATTCGCGATCACGGTTGCAAACCCGGCCTGGTGCTGAACCCGGCAGCCACTCTGGACTCCATCAAATACGTGGTGGATCAACTGGATATGCTGTTGCTGATGTCGGTCAACCCGGGCTTCGGTGGCCAGAAGTTTATCCCTTACATTATGGATAAAGTGCGCGATGCCCGCGCCCTGCTGGATGCCCATGGGGTGGCAACCCGTCTGGAGGTTGATGGCGGTGTCGGTTTGGGCAATGTGCGCGCTCTGGCCGAGGCCGGTGCCGATACCTTTGTGGCCGGTTCAGCCATCTTTAATACCGACGATTATGTACAAACCATCGCCGCGTTTCGCGAGCAATTGGAAGGTCTTTAA
- a CDS encoding sigma-70 family RNA polymerase sigma factor has protein sequence MSATDSANGQIHLLYTNHHSWLYCWLQRKLGNASDAADLAQDTFVRLIGRRAALRAGDESRALLTHIAKGLVIDHWRRQDVERAWRETLAHLPEPEVPSPETAALVLESLYLIEAMLRNLPVRTRRIFLLAQLDGLTYPQIAKQTGCSLITVKRHMRSAFLACLTLE, from the coding sequence GTGTCAGCCACTGACAGTGCAAACGGGCAAATCCACCTGCTGTACACCAACCACCACTCCTGGCTGTATTGCTGGCTACAGCGCAAACTGGGCAATGCCAGTGATGCTGCCGACCTTGCCCAGGATACCTTTGTGCGCCTGATTGGGCGCCGTGCTGCGCTGCGTGCCGGTGACGAGTCCCGCGCCCTGCTCACCCACATTGCCAAGGGACTGGTGATTGATCATTGGCGACGCCAGGACGTGGAGCGCGCCTGGCGGGAAACGCTGGCGCATCTGCCGGAGCCGGAAGTGCCCTCCCCCGAGACAGCCGCACTGGTACTGGAAAGCCTGTATCTCATCGAAGCCATGTTGCGCAATTTGCCGGTGCGCACCCGCCGGATTTTTTTGCTGGCACAGCTGGATGGCCTTACCTACCCGCAGATTGCCAAACAGACCGGCTGTTCACTGATTACCGTAAAGCGACATATGCGCAGTGCCTTCCTTGCCTGCCTCACCCTGGAGTGA
- a CDS encoding GNAT family N-acyltransferase → MLDIERAVTSRYPALANRSPLIRKPALALLRKLSRETEINHFLQEHGQARGLDFIDRIFDYFHVSYSVSRRERDNIPATGKVVIIANHPIGSLDGLALLRLVSEVRQDIKIIANDMLLAFGQLEDLFLPLDNMTRTGYLRSYKHILQALDQQQAVIVFPAGEVSRAGTRGIRDGKWQSGFLRLARKSAAPVLPVFIGARNSLLFYSASFIFKPLATALLANEMFNKRSADIRFRIGEVIPAQALASDHLSDPALIKRLKKHVYKIGKGKQALFVSEKTIAHPEDCGQLRKELKSAQQLGSTRDKHRIYLCQYDQHPTVMKEIGRLREIAFRMVGEGTGSRRDLDKYDHYYQHLVLWDDDKLAIAGAYRLGVCGDILQQRGMDALYTANLFHYREGALQFLPQAIELGRSFVNPAYWGKASLEYLWQGLGAWLRHHPHIRYVIGPVSMSASYPMVLRDLLVYYYQRYYQPMDSRVTGRHPHLISTELLASFKTRFAQLERHQAFAEMQRQFHEKGHKVPTLFKQYAALYEDGGYQLLAFSVDSDFGQCIDGLFMGDLTMMKTEKRQRYLSSTEDQPVPAHQPPAVIAQALPV, encoded by the coding sequence ATGCTAGACATTGAACGTGCGGTTACCAGCCGTTATCCGGCGCTTGCCAATCGCTCCCCGCTGATCCGCAAACCGGCACTCGCGCTGCTACGAAAATTATCCCGCGAAACCGAAATCAATCACTTCCTGCAAGAGCACGGACAGGCTCGCGGGCTTGATTTTATTGACCGCATTTTTGATTACTTTCATGTGAGCTACAGCGTATCGCGCCGCGAGCGGGACAATATTCCCGCCACCGGCAAAGTGGTCATTATTGCCAACCACCCCATCGGCTCACTGGATGGCCTGGCACTGCTGCGACTGGTTAGCGAAGTGCGACAGGACATCAAAATTATTGCCAACGATATGCTGCTGGCATTCGGGCAATTGGAAGATCTTTTTTTACCGCTGGATAACATGACCCGCACCGGTTATCTGCGCAGTTACAAACACATCTTGCAGGCGCTGGATCAACAGCAAGCGGTGATTGTATTCCCGGCTGGCGAAGTATCACGCGCCGGTACACGCGGCATTCGCGATGGCAAATGGCAATCCGGTTTTTTACGGCTGGCGCGCAAAAGCGCTGCGCCGGTATTGCCGGTTTTTATCGGCGCTCGCAATTCACTGCTCTTCTACAGCGCCTCGTTTATTTTCAAACCGCTCGCCACGGCACTGCTGGCTAACGAGATGTTTAACAAGCGCTCGGCGGATATTCGTTTTCGTATTGGCGAAGTGATTCCGGCGCAAGCACTGGCGTCGGATCATCTGTCAGACCCGGCGCTGATCAAGCGATTGAAAAAACACGTTTATAAAATTGGCAAAGGCAAACAGGCGCTATTTGTCAGCGAAAAAACCATCGCCCACCCGGAAGATTGCGGACAGCTGCGCAAGGAACTGAAAAGCGCGCAGCAACTCGGCAGCACCCGCGACAAGCACCGCATTTATTTATGCCAGTACGACCAGCACCCCACGGTCATGAAAGAAATTGGCCGCCTGCGCGAAATTGCCTTCCGCATGGTGGGTGAAGGCACCGGCAGCCGCCGCGATCTCGACAAGTACGATCACTACTATCAGCACCTGGTGTTGTGGGACGATGACAAACTGGCCATCGCCGGTGCTTACCGCCTCGGCGTGTGCGGTGACATTTTGCAACAGCGCGGTATGGATGCCCTCTACACCGCCAACCTGTTTCATTATCGCGAAGGCGCGCTGCAATTTTTACCGCAGGCAATTGAACTGGGGCGAAGTTTTGTAAACCCGGCTTACTGGGGCAAAGCCAGCCTTGAATATCTCTGGCAAGGGCTGGGCGCCTGGCTGCGGCATCACCCGCATATCCGCTACGTGATTGGCCCGGTAAGCATGAGCGCCAGCTACCCGATGGTGTTGCGCGATTTGCTGGTGTATTACTACCAGCGCTATTACCAACCCATGGACAGCCGCGTTACCGGTCGTCACCCGCATTTGATTTCCACGGAATTGCTGGCCAGCTTTAAAACCCGCTTCGCGCAACTGGAGCGGCACCAGGCCTTCGCAGAAATGCAGCGGCAGTTTCATGAAAAAGGCCACAAGGTACCGACCCTGTTCAAACAATATGCCGCGCTTTATGAAGACGGTGGTTATCAGTTGCTGGCGTTCAGTGTGGATTCCGATTTTGGTCAGTGCATTGATGGTTTGTTTATGGGTGACCTGACCATGATGAAAACCGAAAAGCGCCAACGTTACCTGAGCAGTACAGAAGACCAGCCGGTGCCTGCCCATCAACCGCCAGCGGTAATTGCACAAGCACTGCCGGTTTGA
- the trpE gene encoding anthranilate synthase component I, translated as MTPELFADLAGQGYNRIPVLREVLADMDTPLSTYLKLARGAYSYLFESVQGGEKWGRYSMIGLPARTLLRAHGDRVQVERDGEVIETVETADALTFVEAFKARYRAPELPGLPRFSGGLVGYFAYDCVRYVEPHLKASTPKDVLGTPDILLAVSDEVVVFDNLAGKLILVVHANPAIDDAWNLANMRLDELEARLKQPAPVLPPLKMTGDSATEQVFTSHMGEAGYKAAVDRIKEYTLSGDIMQVVPSQRLSIDFTAEPVNLYRALRLLNPSPYMYFLDMGDHQVVGSSPEILARLENQEMTVRPIAGTRRRGRTPEEDLALEHELVNDPKEIAEHLMLIDLGRNDVGRVAETGSVRLTDKMVVERYSHVMHITSNVTGKLKAGLQAMDVLRAALPAGTLSGAPKIRAMEIIDELESEKRGIYGGAVGYIAWNGNMDTAIAIRTAVIKDGKLYVQAGGGIVADSIPALEWKETMNKARAIFRAVDMVTGGVQS; from the coding sequence ATGACTCCTGAATTATTTGCAGATTTGGCCGGGCAAGGCTACAACCGTATCCCGGTATTGCGCGAAGTGCTGGCCGATATGGACACGCCGCTTTCAACCTATTTAAAGTTGGCGCGGGGTGCCTATTCCTACCTGTTTGAATCGGTTCAAGGCGGCGAAAAATGGGGCCGCTATTCGATGATCGGTTTACCGGCGCGCACCTTGCTCAGAGCCCATGGCGACCGGGTTCAGGTTGAGCGCGACGGCGAGGTTATCGAAACCGTTGAAACCGCCGATGCCCTCACTTTTGTTGAAGCATTCAAAGCGCGCTACCGCGCCCCGGAGTTGCCTGGCTTGCCGCGTTTCAGCGGTGGTCTGGTGGGTTACTTCGCCTACGATTGTGTGCGCTACGTTGAGCCGCATTTGAAAGCCAGTACGCCGAAAGATGTGCTCGGCACGCCGGATATTCTGCTGGCCGTTTCCGATGAAGTGGTGGTGTTTGATAACCTCGCGGGCAAACTGATTCTGGTGGTGCACGCCAACCCGGCGATTGATGATGCCTGGAATCTGGCCAATATGCGGCTGGATGAACTGGAAGCCCGTTTGAAACAACCGGCGCCGGTCTTGCCGCCGCTGAAAATGACCGGCGACAGCGCCACCGAACAGGTGTTTACTTCCCACATGGGCGAAGCCGGCTACAAGGCAGCGGTTGATCGCATCAAGGAATACACACTTTCCGGCGATATTATGCAGGTGGTGCCGTCCCAGCGTTTATCCATTGATTTCACCGCCGAGCCGGTCAACCTTTATCGCGCCTTGCGGTTGTTGAATCCGTCACCTTATATGTATTTCCTGGATATGGGCGACCACCAGGTGGTGGGTTCCAGCCCGGAAATTCTGGCGCGTCTGGAAAATCAGGAAATGACCGTTCGCCCCATCGCCGGTACGCGCCGCCGGGGCAGAACGCCGGAGGAAGATCTGGCGTTGGAGCATGAACTGGTGAACGATCCCAAGGAAATTGCCGAGCATTTAATGCTGATTGACCTGGGCCGTAATGACGTAGGTCGCGTTGCTGAAACCGGCAGTGTGCGGCTCACCGATAAAATGGTGGTAGAGCGCTATTCTCATGTTATGCACATTACCTCCAATGTCACCGGCAAACTCAAAGCCGGGTTGCAGGCGATGGACGTATTGCGTGCAGCGCTGCCAGCCGGAACCCTTTCCGGCGCGCCAAAAATTCGCGCCATGGAAATTATTGACGAGCTGGAATCTGAAAAGCGCGGTATTTATGGTGGCGCGGTTGGCTATATTGCCTGGAACGGTAACATGGACACTGCCATTGCGATCCGTACCGCGGTGATCAAAGACGGTAAATTGTATGTACAGGCGGGTGGCGGTATTGTTGCCGATTCCATCCCTGCGCTCGAGTGGAAAGAAACCATGAACAAAGCGCGCGCTATTTTCCGCGCGGTGGACATGGTGACCGGGGGAGTCCAGTCATGA
- a CDS encoding FecR domain-containing protein encodes MTRRLSDNSDLAILQEAADWLVALQSGDADLQALAEWRQRSSIHEAAWQRAEKILDSFRQLPPRAASSALERLENPGRRRTLRNLSLLALLAPVTWLGWRYAPWQEWRADFRTGVGEQKTVELADGTRLVLNTASAVNVRFTASERRLVLIGGEILITTGHDSGQQPRPFIVQTAQGDVRPVGTRFSLYQQSTTLTRLAVFEGAVDIYPHQAEQSARLQAGEQALFSMHTLQTVMPVDNHTAAWEQGMLLARDMPLGVLVAELSRYHPGLLHYDPAIAGLVVSGAFSLQDIPGSLTLLEQSLPVDVQTLGPYWIRLHPR; translated from the coding sequence ATGACCCGGCGCTTGTCTGACAACAGTGATCTGGCCATCCTTCAGGAAGCCGCGGATTGGCTGGTTGCCCTGCAGTCCGGAGATGCCGACCTGCAGGCACTGGCAGAATGGCGACAGCGCAGCAGTATTCATGAAGCCGCCTGGCAACGGGCAGAGAAAATTCTCGACAGCTTCCGGCAACTCCCACCCCGAGCGGCATCGAGCGCTTTGGAACGGCTGGAAAACCCGGGCCGGCGACGCACGCTGCGCAACCTGTCACTACTGGCTTTGCTGGCGCCAGTAACCTGGTTGGGCTGGCGCTATGCGCCCTGGCAGGAATGGCGGGCCGATTTTCGTACCGGGGTTGGAGAGCAAAAAACGGTCGAGCTGGCCGACGGAACCCGGCTGGTATTGAATACCGCCAGCGCCGTGAATGTAAGATTTACCGCCAGCGAGCGACGGCTTGTTTTAATAGGTGGCGAGATATTGATCACCACCGGCCATGACAGTGGCCAGCAACCGCGCCCCTTTATTGTGCAAACCGCACAGGGCGACGTTCGCCCGGTCGGCACCCGGTTCAGTCTTTACCAGCAAAGCACAACCCTCACCCGGCTGGCCGTATTTGAGGGCGCGGTAGACATCTACCCGCACCAGGCAGAGCAATCTGCCCGCCTGCAAGCAGGCGAACAGGCATTGTTTTCAATGCACACCCTGCAAACGGTCATGCCGGTAGACAACCACACCGCCGCCTGGGAACAAGGGATGTTGCTCGCACGCGACATGCCGCTGGGTGTATTGGTGGCAGAGCTTTCGCGCTACCACCCCGGCCTGCTGCATTACGACCCGGCTATTGCCGGGTTGGTCGTATCCGGCGCGTTTTCCTTGCAAGACATTCCCGGCAGCCTGACATTGCTGGAGCAAAGTTTGCCGGTAGATGTGCAAACCCTGGGGCCTTACTGGATTCGCCTGCATCCGCGCTAA
- the serB gene encoding phosphoserine phosphatase SerB produces the protein MREILLINAFGDDKPGITSAITRILADQGANILDLGQAVIHATLALGILVELDVEASGREALLERIRVAAAEVDIQVRFKPVTEDSYEQWVDQQGKPRHIVTLLSRRVTAVQIAELTTITARHGLNIDSITRLSGRIPLNALQAHSNACIEFSVRGLPSDTAALRADFMELSTRLEIDIAFQLDTVYRRNRRLVCFDMDSTLIEAEVIDELAKAAGVGEQVSEITEAAMRGELDFKQSFARRMALLEGLDESVLAGIAANLRLTEGAEKLIFSLKKLGYKTAILSGGFNYFGRYLQQRLGIDYVYANELDIVDGKVTGKVVGTVVDGQRKAELLAMLAEKEGIALEQVIAVGDGANDLPMLSVAGLGIAFRAKPLVKASAEHAISLLGLDAILYLMGFRDRDRL, from the coding sequence GTGAGAGAAATTCTTTTAATCAATGCTTTTGGCGATGACAAACCCGGGATCACCTCGGCCATTACCCGTATTCTTGCCGATCAGGGCGCCAATATTCTCGATCTTGGCCAAGCCGTTATTCACGCCACCCTGGCGCTGGGTATTCTGGTAGAGCTGGATGTTGAAGCCTCCGGCCGTGAAGCCTTGCTGGAGCGCATTCGTGTGGCGGCGGCCGAGGTGGATATTCAGGTGCGCTTCAAGCCGGTAACCGAAGACAGTTACGAGCAGTGGGTTGACCAGCAGGGCAAGCCCCGTCATATCGTCACCCTATTGTCGCGTCGGGTAACGGCCGTGCAAATTGCCGAGTTGACCACCATTACCGCCCGTCACGGGTTGAACATTGATTCCATTACCCGTCTTTCCGGCCGTATTCCGCTCAATGCGCTGCAAGCGCACAGCAATGCCTGCATCGAGTTTTCGGTGCGCGGTTTGCCATCGGACACCGCTGCCTTGCGTGCCGATTTTATGGAGTTGTCTACCCGCCTTGAAATTGATATCGCCTTCCAGCTCGATACGGTGTACCGCCGTAACCGCCGTCTGGTGTGTTTTGATATGGATTCCACGTTGATTGAAGCCGAAGTGATTGACGAGCTGGCCAAAGCGGCCGGTGTGGGCGAGCAGGTGTCGGAAATTACCGAAGCGGCGATGCGTGGCGAGCTGGACTTCAAACAAAGTTTCGCCCGCCGTATGGCGTTGCTGGAAGGTTTGGACGAATCCGTGCTGGCTGGCATCGCCGCTAATTTGCGCCTTACCGAAGGGGCAGAAAAACTGATTTTCAGTTTGAAAAAACTGGGCTACAAAACCGCCATTCTCTCCGGCGGGTTCAACTATTTTGGTCGTTATCTGCAACAGCGTCTCGGTATTGATTATGTCTATGCCAACGAGCTGGATATTGTCGATGGCAAGGTCACCGGCAAGGTAGTTGGCACCGTCGTTGACGGCCAGCGCAAAGCCGAGTTACTTGCGATGCTGGCAGAAAAAGAAGGCATCGCGCTGGAACAGGTTATCGCCGTGGGCGATGGTGCCAATGACTTGCCGATGCTGAGTGTGGCCGGTTTGGGTATTGCCTTCCGTGCCAAGCCGCTGGTGAAAGCGTCAGCCGAACACGCTATTTCCCTGCTCGGGCTGGACGCTATTTTGTATTTGATGGGCTTCCGCGATCGCGACCGTCTGTAA
- a CDS encoding DUF3530 family protein — protein sequence MRYLSLILTGLLSPALLAPAALAQQTAPQPAPATAETPADAAPEYAGQTETTDEDSPPEAEPVVETPPEPAVPVSVRDNTLLKKEKTFEAIQLGDEASLIALYQPSAQEETRGLLVILHPAVAPAGLPTTLESLRRHLPASGWASLAFAIPDQLPPAPPAGDPRPQPAPVSETGDAETAADDEAASEEETTEETTPPAAETTQDAAAEEANSEGAEGDTPAETPADSSAEAPAVAEEEPIISPEEARAEALQLRLAALTSWLQQQEGIAPILVIENHHASEILPLLTQQLMMQQQILRALVLLNTSPADNRSPDERDAFFRDYTWPVLDVFLQPETSRTREVRRWQQASAKRQKHPAYRQLLLAAPAFTELDEERHYWVERIRGFLTRLPAANGNGQAQ from the coding sequence ATGCGCTACTTATCCCTCATATTGACCGGGCTGCTCTCGCCAGCGCTGTTGGCCCCCGCCGCGCTGGCGCAGCAAACGGCGCCTCAGCCAGCCCCGGCAACCGCCGAAACGCCTGCCGATGCCGCCCCGGAATATGCCGGGCAAACCGAAACCACTGACGAAGACAGCCCACCGGAAGCTGAGCCGGTTGTGGAAACGCCGCCCGAACCGGCCGTGCCAGTCAGTGTGCGGGACAACACCCTGCTGAAAAAAGAAAAGACCTTTGAAGCTATTCAACTCGGTGATGAAGCCAGCCTGATTGCGCTCTACCAACCGTCCGCGCAGGAAGAAACCCGTGGGCTGCTGGTGATTTTGCACCCGGCGGTAGCACCCGCAGGATTGCCGACCACGCTGGAAAGTTTGCGTCGGCATTTGCCTGCCTCCGGCTGGGCCAGCCTCGCCTTTGCCATTCCCGACCAGTTGCCGCCGGCACCGCCCGCCGGTGATCCGCGCCCGCAACCGGCACCGGTTAGCGAAACCGGCGATGCAGAAACCGCCGCCGATGATGAAGCGGCAAGCGAAGAAGAAACCACCGAAGAAACTACGCCTCCGGCTGCGGAAACCACCCAGGACGCAGCCGCCGAGGAAGCAAATAGCGAGGGCGCCGAAGGGGATACTCCGGCAGAAACACCAGCGGACAGCAGCGCAGAAGCGCCTGCCGTTGCGGAAGAAGAGCCGATCATATCACCCGAAGAAGCGAGAGCCGAAGCACTGCAACTGCGCCTTGCGGCATTAACCAGCTGGCTGCAACAACAGGAAGGCATTGCGCCGATCCTGGTTATCGAAAACCATCACGCCAGCGAAATACTGCCGTTACTCACCCAACAATTGATGATGCAACAACAAATCTTGCGCGCCCTGGTGCTGCTGAATACGTCACCGGCGGACAATCGCTCACCCGATGAGCGGGATGCGTTTTTTCGCGATTACACCTGGCCAGTGCTGGATGTATTTCTACAACCGGAAACCAGCCGCACGCGGGAAGTCCGGCGTTGGCAGCAAGCTTCGGCGAAACGTCAAAAACACCCGGCCTACCGGCAACTGCTATTGGCAGCGCCCGCCTTTACCGAGCTGGATGAGGAGCGTCATTACTGGGTGGAGAGAATCAGAGGATTTTTGACTCGCCTGCCCGCTGCCAACGGCAACGGACAGGCGCAATAG